Proteins encoded by one window of Salvia splendens isolate huo1 chromosome 5, SspV2, whole genome shotgun sequence:
- the LOC121805722 gene encoding E3 ubiquitin-protein ligase AIRP2-like, which produces MEMMHYQQLVRTSYKDSLSLLETDIQHANALAAAIPKAKGGARLQMKLVCNHLAPLFLYLLKWFDCSCAYFLPRIMNPYHILIYKVYTDGRPKISTIGRKATIKDFYAVILPSLEQLHYDLVELDDADCRSIARKSLFREGDAASDSEKDSECGICLEACTKMVMPNCCHAMCINCYRDWSARSESCPFCRGSLRRVESADLWVLMGKNEVIERGAVSTEDLRRFYLYIRNLPKDIPDALFLMYYEYLI; this is translated from the exons ATGGAGATGATGCATTACCAGCAATTGGTGAGGACTTCTTACAAGGATTCTTTGAGTTTGTTGGAGACTGATATTCAGCATGCAAATGCTTT GGCTGCTGCAATCCCTAAAGCGAAGGGAGGTGCACGTCTTCAAATGAAACTGGTCTGCAATCACCTCGCACCTCTGTTTCTGTATTTACTTAAATGGTTCGACTGTTCCTGCGCGTATTTCCTGCCAAGAATCATGAATCCTTATCACATACTCATTTATAAG GTGTATACAGACGGAAGGCCAAAGATTTCAACAATTGGGCGAAAAGCGACCATCAAAGACTTCTACG CGGTGATACTGCCATCCCTCGAGCAGCTCCACTACGACTTGGTAGAGCTGGACGACGCCGACTGCAGAAGCATCGCTCGGAAAAGCCTCTTTCGAGAAGGAGACGCTGCCTCGGATTCCGAGAAAGACAGCGAGTGCGGGATATGCTTGGAGGCTTGCACGAAGATGGTCATGCCCAACTGCTGCCACGCGATGTGCATCAACTGCTACCGAGACTG GAGCGCAAGGTCCGAGTCGTGCCCGTTCTGCCGGGGTAGTCTGAGACGAGTCGAGTCGGCAGACCTGTGGGTGCTGATGGGGAAGAACGAAGTGATCGAGCGTGGGGCCGTGTCGACGGAGGACTTGAGACGATTCTACCTGTATATTAGAAATTTGCCTAAGGATATACCAGATGCTTTGTTCTTGATGTATTATGAATATTTGATATGA
- the LOC121803373 gene encoding E3 ubiquitin-protein ligase AIRP2-like has product MWQRQIRRCSLRESINAVEADIHHANTLVAALPRDIREDNCFIQMKLSLSPFAPLLMSVLEWMDCSCFDTFLTCLGLFHVLVYQVYVDDMPIANPEERRASLREFYAVIYPMLKQLEGNLEGLTQAPDDNVNKEEDEEEEECGICMEMDCRVALPNCGHSMCITCFEEWYVRSRSCPFCRGSLKRVTSADLWVLTSRSNVVDATTLAKDNLRSFYLYVQNLPLLASHQDSLLMYNYLI; this is encoded by the exons ATGTGGCAGAGACAGATTAGAAGATGTTCTTTGAGGGAATCCATCAATGCCGTTGAAGCCGATATTCATCATGCCAACACTTT GGTGGCTGCTCTTCCAAGAGATATAAGAGAGGATAATTGTTTTATTCAAATGAAATTATCTTTGAGTCCATTTGCACCATTATTGATGTCTGTACTAGAATGGATGGATTGCAGCTGTTTCGACACTTTCCTCACTTGTTTAGGTCTCTTTCACGTCCTTGTCTACCAG GTATACGTTGACGACATGCCGATTGCAAACCCAGAAGAAAGGCGAGCGTCCCTCCGCGAATTCTACG CTGTGATATACCCCATGCTAAAGCAGCTCGAAGGGAATCTCGAGGGACTAACGCAGGCGCCAGACGACAACGTAAATAAGGAGGAGgacgaagaagaggaagaatgTGGGATATGCATGGAGATGGATTGCAGAGTTGCACTCCCCAATTGTGGCCACTCTATGTGCATCACATGCTTCGAGGAGTGGTACGTTAGGTCGCGGTCGTGCCCCTTCTGCCGAGGCAGCCTCAAGAGAGTCACCTCGGCCGATCTTTGGGTTCTAACAAGTAGGTCTAACGTGGTCGACGCCACCACTCTTGCTAAGGACAACCTCAGGAGCTTCTACCTCTATGTTCAAAACTTGCCTCTTTTGGCATCCCACCAAGACAGCTTGCTCATGTACAATTATCTCATCTAG
- the LOC121802226 gene encoding protein WVD2-like 7 produces MGESSACLVRSFSQPSPTSEEEKKRNPIDRALTASVSFGRFMSESLDWGKWSAFNNNRYLDEVERYTKPGSVAAKKAYFEAHFKRRRAAKLLEQQNVAACTGPETENAENKIEDNSSIDFSHVQGAEIPSSIPIVPSGKSGDHDDTSVKRTMGDSKPGETAQAMATLAEHLKDDVCISDTVSTKEDNTCIKDDVAIRNLAAGGKIPRAPSAKMLTEGVASISKRPPSVEPIVPDQANNSDKSPPESKRSSSGSSNKRRSYMTSLHMSINLASCPGMTQNDTSSGLPKIENPKVIRAPAKKYKNSALPQTSTRGSVNGLIKQFSVAPTAENRRTVRPHGDSIPETKTTDEKVQSPFAKYPKSSNLFGNKARLPTVPSSFTFKSEERAVKRREFFLMLEQKTKSKEKHQVHARPQATGRNSNKDAGNSITLETSKAVEAPLRNVTKKATGRNSDKDAGNSITLETSKAVDAPLRNITKKIPTARPFFPKIEERAAAFKVQESNIVRPPWKFSANTEGSKGFTAKNSRTPSHSTKCQPKKIMNENACPNIQL; encoded by the exons ATGGGGGAATCTTCTGCGTGCCTCGTACGATCATTTTCTCAGCCTTCTCCTACATCCGAGGAAGAAAAAAAG AGGAATCCGATAGATCGGGCCCTGACAGCATCAGTATCGTTCGGAAGGTTCATGTCTGAGTCGTTAGACTGGGGGAAATGGTCAGCTTTTAATAACAACCGATACTTGGATGAAGTTGAAAGGTATACGAAGCCTGGTTCTGTTGCTGCGAAGAAAGCTTACTTTGAAGCACATTTCAAGAGAAGGAGGGCAGCAAAATTGCTCGAGCAGCAAAATGTAGCAGCTTGCACCGGCCCTGAAACAGAAAATGCAGAAAATAAGATTGAAGACAATTCATCCATTGATTTCAGCCATGTACAGGGAGCTGAGATTCCGAGTAGCATACCAATCGTTCCCTCCGGGAAGAGTGGTGACCATGATGATACTTCAGTTAAAAGAACGATGGGAGATTCCAAGCCTGGAGAAACTGCACAAGCCATGGCAACACTTGCTGAGCATCTTAAAGATGATGTGTGCATTAGTGATACGGTGTCGACGAAAGAGGATAACACGTGCATCAAG GATGATGTTGCTATAAGAAACTTGGCGGCAGGTGGGAAGATACCCAGAGCTCCTTCTGCTAAGATGTTGACAGAAGGGGTCGCTTCCATTTCCAAGCGTCCACCTTCAGTGGAACCGATAGTGCCTGATCAGGCCAATAATAGTGATAAGTCACCACCAGAGAGCAAGCGTAGTTCATCAGGCTCGAGCAACAAAAGAAGATCCTACATGACATCCCTTCACATGTCCATTAATTTGGCTTCTTGTCCGGGCATGACCCAAAATGACACATCTTCAGGTTTACCAAAGATTGAAAACCCAAAAGTCATCAGAGCTCCAGCCAAGAAATATAAAAACAGCGCGCTTCCTCAAACTTCAACTAGG GGATCTGTGAATGGTTTAATCAAGCAGTTTTCGGTGGCACCTACAGCAGAAAACAGAAG GACTGTGAGACCACATGGTGATTCAATCCCAGAAACCAAAACAACAGACGAAAAAGTCCAGTCCCCATTCGCAAA aTACCCCAAGTCTTCAAATTTATTTGGAAACAAAGCACGGCTACCAACTGTGCCTTCTTCCTTCACTTTTAAGAGTGAAGAAAGAGCAGTAAAACGGAGAGAG TTTTTTCTGATGCTCGAGCAGAAGACAAAATCGAAGGAGAAACATCAAGTGCATGCAAGACCACAG GCCACCGGAAGAAATAGTAATAAGGATGCTGGCAACTCCATTACACTAGAAACATCCAAAGCAGTGGAAGCTCCCTTAAGAAACGTAACAAAAAAG GCCACTGGAAGAAATAGTGATAAGGATGCTGGCAACTCCATTACACTAGAAACATCCAAAGCAGTGGATGCTCCCTTAAGAAACATAACAAAAAAG attccAACTGCAAGAcctttttttccaaaaatagaagaaaGAGCTGCTGCTTTCAAAGTTCAGGAAAGTAACATTGTAAGACCTCCCTGGAAATTCTCGGCGAATACAGAAGGGTCCAAGGGTTTTACTGCGAAGAATAGCCGGACGCCAAGCCACTCTACAAAATGTCAGCCAAAGAAGATCATGAATGAAAATGCTTGTCCAAACATCCAGCTTTGA